The following proteins are encoded in a genomic region of Mycteria americana isolate JAX WOST 10 ecotype Jacksonville Zoo and Gardens chromosome 14, USCA_MyAme_1.0, whole genome shotgun sequence:
- the ACTR5 gene encoding actin-related protein 5 — protein MAAASRVFAFRDARWAPDPVLEPSAAVRTPQPVPLVIDNGSFQTRAGWASADPAVPAEPLLRFRSLAARSRGARGGAGAETQVGNDLGSPEPLRWLLRSPFDRNVPVQLELQELLLDHVFQRLGVASQGCVDHPIVLTEAVCNPLYSRQMMSELLFECYQVPKVSYGVDSLYSFYHNRRQNWPSSGLVISSGYQCTHILPVLEGRLDAKNCKRINLGGCQAAVYLQRLLQLKYPGHFAAITLSRMEEILHEHSYIAEDYIEELQKWRSPEYYENNMHKMQLPFSNKLLGSTLTSEEKQERRQQQLRRLQELNARRREEKLQLDQERLDRLLYVQELLEDGQMDQFHKALVELNMDSAEELQSYINKLSLSVEQTKQKILQAEVNIEVDVVDSKPETPDLDPLGSEQSLEDVESINEFEPLFAEEQPEVEKPVAAVQPVFNLAEYHQLFLGTERIRAPEIVFQPSLIGEDQAGIAETMQYVLERYPKEQQAILVQNVFLTGGNTMYPGLKARVQKELLEMRPFQSSFQVHLASSPVLDAWYGARDWAVEHMTREEGWITRKDYEEKGGEYLKEHCASNVYVPIRLPKQAPRTAEALAPSRVLASSTGNPGEQA, from the exons ATGGCGGCGGCCTCGCGGGTGTTCGCCTTCCGCGACGCGCGCTGGGCCCCCGACCCGGTGCTGGAGCCGAGCGCGGCCGTGCGGACGCCGCAGCCGGTGCCGCTGGTGATCGACAACGGCTCCTTCCAGACGCGGGCGGGCTGGGCCTCCGCCGACCCCGCCGTCCCCGCCGAGCCCCTGCTGCGGTTCCGCTCGCTGGCGGCGCGCAGCCGtggggcccgcggcggggccggcgccgagACGCAGGTGGGCAACGACCTGGGGAGCCCCGAGCCGCTGCGCTGGCTGCTCCGCTCGCCCTTCGACCGCAACGTGCCCgtccagctggagctgcaggagctgctcctcGACCACGTCTTCCAGCGCCTCGGCGTCGCCTCGCAG GGTTGTGTTGATCATCCAATTGTTTTGACAGAAGCAGTGTGCAATCCTCTGTATTCGAGACAAATGATGTCAGAGCTCCTCTTTGAATGTTATCAAGTGCCAAAAGTGTCCTATGGCGTAGATAGCTTATACAGTTTTTACCACAACAGAAGACAGAATTGGCCCTCCAGTGGTTTGGTAATATCTTCAGGTTATCAGTGTACGCACATTTTGCCAGTCTTAGAAGGCAG GTTGGATGCTAAAAACTGCAAACGTATTAATCTTGGAGGGTGTCAAGCAGCTGTATATCTCCAACGCCTTCTTCAGCTGAAATACCCAGGACATTTTGCTGCCATCACTCTCAGTCGCATGGAGGAAATACTGCATGAGCATAGCTACATTGCAGAGGACTATATAGAAG AGCTACAGAAGTGGCGGTCCCCAGAGTATTATGAGAACAACATGCACAAGATGCAGCTGCCTTTCTCTAACAAACTGCTGGGAAGCACTCTGACatcagaggaaaagcaggagaggcGGCAGCAGCAATTGCGTCGACTTCAAGAACTCAATGCGCGTCGTCGAGAAGAGAAGCTGCAACTTGACCAAGAGAGGCTGGACAGGTTACTATACGTACAG GAACTTTTAGAAGATGGTCAAATGGATCAATTCCACAAAGCTTTGGTGGAGCTGAACATGGACTCTGCAGAGGAACTTCAGTCTTACATCAACAAATTGAGTCTGTCTGTTGAACAGACGAAGCAGAAAATCCTACAGGCAGAAGTCAATATTGAAGTAGATGTTGTGGACAGCAAGCCAGAG ACTCCCGATTTGGATCCATTAGGCAGTGAACAGTCACTGGAGGATGTGGAAAGTATTAATGAGTTTGAACCTTTATTTGCTGAGGAGCAGCCTGAAGTTGAGAAGCCTGTTGCTGCAGTGCAG CCCGTGTTTAACCTGGCAGAGTACCACCAGCTTTTCCTTGGCACTGAAAGAATCAGGGCTCCAGAGATTGTCTTCCAGCCCTCCTTGATAGGAGAAGACCAGGCTGGTATAGCAGAAACCATGCAATATGTCCTTGAGAG GTATCCAAAGGAGCAACAAGCTATTCTTGTCCAGAATGTTTTTCTCACTGGTGGAAATACAATGTACCCTGGACTGAAAGCCAGAGTCCAGAAGGAACTCCTTGAAATGAGGCCGTTCCAGTCGTCTTTTCAG GTTCACCTTGCTTCCAGTCCTGTTTTAGATGCCTGGTATGGGGCTAGGGATTGGGCTGTGGAACACATGACCCGTGAGGAAGGCTGGATAACCAGAAAAGACTAtgaagaaaaagggggagaatACCTCAAGGAACACTGTGCTTCAAATGTCTATGTTCCCATTCGCCTTCCAAAGCAGGCCCCACGGACAGCAGAGGCATTAGCACCTAGCAGAGtgctggcatccagcacaggCAATCCTGGTGAGCAGGCATAG
- the LOC142417005 gene encoding uncharacterized protein LOC142417005 — MSVVCLEVKTRGPGLCRTAPGGHGQSVCSLKASSALGEHGSLPKRVPAVSETSSPFPRASAGSAPCAGETGTQGGSRPGTTGGKDRPARRTAPLPQLGEGPVRAPGGPGDKTEMPSAEEIKQKSSDEPDSDSKFEDEATEEENQNETSSIETQEETQSSGSLGKLRPKPAYLSSKPTSQKQSLLAAISASWCQSQKIRPSHVEKNDVCNILMLLCTMLSSLTWNFVCQLLQISNVLRIQLLPSSLIVYMAQLLVLLGEKVVKILGSLRLESRGLLASVLGRRYKCDEAPRATSGWK, encoded by the exons ATGTCCGTGGTCTGCCTGGAAGTGAAAACCCGCGGCCCTGGCCTGTGCCGGACCGCCCCGGGAGGTCACGGACAGAGCGTGTGCTCCCTCAAGGCCTCCTCAGCACTCGGCGAGCACGGCTCCCTGCCGAAAAGGGTGCCGGCCGTGAGTGAGACGTCCTCGCCTTTCCCACGGGCGTCGGCCGGATCCGCGCCCTGCGCCGGGGAGACGGGCACGCAGGGCGGGAGCCGTCCTGGCACGACGGGCGGGAAGGACAGGCCTGCTCGGCGAACCGCGCCGCTACCTCAGCTCGGTGAAGGGCCAGTGCGGGCCCCGGGAGGTCCCGGTGACAAGA CAGAGATGCCCAgtgcagaagaaataaagcaaaaatcttCTGATGAGCCTGATTCTGACTCTAAATTTGAGGATGAagcaacagaggaagaaaaccagaatgaGACATCCAGTATAGAAACACAAGAGGAGACACAATCCAGTGGATCTCTGGGAAAACTGAGGCCCAAGCCTGCTTATCTGAGTTCAAAACCAACAAGCCAAAAGCAAAGCCTTCTTGCTGCAATCTCAGCCAGCTGGTGTCAGAGCCAGAAGATAAGACCTTCCCATGTTGAGAAGAACGATGTCTGTAACATCCTGATG CTGTTGTGCACCATGCTTTCTTCTCTCACCTGGAACTTTGTCTGCCAGTTGCTCCAGATCTCTAATGTCCTGAGGATTCAACTGCTGCCATCCTCTCTGATTGTCTACATGGCTCAGCTGCTTGTTTTGCTGGGTGAAAAAGTTGTGAAAATCCTGGGCTCCCTGAGGCTAGAGAGCAGAGGGCTGTTAGCTTCAGTCTTGGGGAGGAGGTATAAGTGTGATGAAGCTCCCAGAGCCACCTCAGGGTGGAAATAA